A genomic region of bacterium contains the following coding sequences:
- the hypE gene encoding hydrogenase expression/formation protein HypE, with translation MGGATNDADAVVTLAHGGGGRRQRELIEEIVRPRLSNAWLDPLDDAARLALDGARLAFTADAFAVDPIFFPGGDIGSLAVNGTVNDLAVSGARPRFLSLTMVLEEGVPLATLGAVLDSVAAAARRAEVFVVCGDTKVVERGRAGGGMFLSTSGIGELLDAPPTGATSCRAGDELVVSGPIGDHGAAIFAAREELGGMGGVKSDCAPVSALAAAACDGFGVRFMRDPTRGGLLAIAHELAGSCGLTVELDDARIPVRPETRGLADVLGLEAWRLACEGRVVAVVPEGRGEELAARWGAMEDGRGAAACGRLAPRRPSAPVVLRAATGVLRPLDFPADDPLPRIC, from the coding sequence ATGGGCGGAGCGACGAACGACGCGGACGCGGTGGTCACGCTGGCGCACGGCGGCGGCGGACGGCGGCAACGGGAGTTGATCGAGGAGATCGTGCGTCCGCGCCTGTCGAACGCCTGGCTCGACCCGCTCGACGACGCGGCGCGGCTCGCCCTCGACGGCGCGCGCCTCGCCTTCACCGCCGACGCCTTCGCCGTCGATCCGATCTTCTTCCCCGGCGGCGACATCGGCTCGCTCGCCGTCAACGGCACGGTGAACGACCTCGCCGTCTCCGGCGCGCGGCCGCGCTTCCTTTCGCTGACGATGGTCCTCGAGGAAGGTGTGCCGCTGGCGACGCTCGGCGCGGTGCTCGACTCGGTCGCCGCCGCGGCGCGGCGCGCCGAGGTGTTCGTCGTCTGCGGCGACACGAAGGTCGTCGAGCGCGGACGCGCCGGGGGCGGGATGTTCCTCTCGACGTCGGGAATCGGCGAGCTGCTCGACGCGCCGCCGACCGGCGCGACGAGTTGCCGCGCGGGGGACGAGCTCGTCGTCTCCGGGCCGATCGGCGATCACGGCGCCGCGATCTTCGCCGCGCGCGAGGAGCTCGGCGGGATGGGCGGCGTGAAGTCCGACTGCGCGCCGGTCTCCGCCCTCGCCGCCGCGGCCTGCGACGGCTTCGGCGTCCGCTTCATGCGCGACCCGACGCGCGGCGGTCTGCTCGCGATCGCCCACGAGCTCGCCGGGTCGTGCGGGCTGACGGTCGAGCTGGACGACGCGCGGATTCCGGTGCGTCCCGAGACGCGCGGCCTGGCCGACGTGCTGGGGCTCGAAGCGTGGCGGCTGGCCTGCGAAGGGCGCGTCGTCGCCGTCGTGCCGGAGGGGCGCGGCGAGGAGCTGGCGGCCCGCTGGGGCGCGATGGAGGACGGCCGCGGGGCCGCGGCGTGCGGCCGCCTCGCGCCGCGCCGCCCGTCGGCGCCGGTGGTCCTGCGCGCCGCGACCGGCGTG